In Bacteroides coprosuis DSM 18011, the following are encoded in one genomic region:
- a CDS encoding endonuclease 4 (COGs: COG0648 Endonuclease IV~HAMAP: Endodeoxyribonuclease IV~InterPro IPR001719:IPR012307~KEGG: bfs:BF1191 endonuclease IV~PFAM: Xylose isomerase, TIM barrel domain~PRIAM: Deoxyribonuclease IV (phage-T(4)-induced)~SMART: Endodeoxyribonuclease IV~SPTR: Probable endonuclease 4;~TIGRFAM: Endodeoxyribonuclease IV~IMG reference gene:2504107939~PFAM: Xylose isomerase-like TIM barrel~TIGRFAM: apurinic endonuclease (APN1)) translates to MKYIGAHVSASGGVENAPINASEIGAKAFALFTKNQRQWVSKPLTDESIDQFKENCEKYGFSSKHILPHDSYLINLGHPEEEALAKSRKAFLDEMQRCEQLGLQLLNFHPGSHLKKIDTEACLNRIAESINIALDQTKGVTAVIENTAGQGTNLGFEFSHLRHIIDRVEDKSRVGVCIDTCHTFTAGYDLVNKYDEVFDDFEKEVGFKYLRGIHLNDSKKELGSKVDRHDSIGKGFIGKDFFVKMMNDSRFDDMPIILETPDDTIWAEEIKWLYDIQK, encoded by the coding sequence ATGAAATATATAGGAGCACATGTTAGTGCATCAGGAGGAGTTGAAAACGCACCCATTAATGCTAGTGAAATAGGAGCTAAAGCATTTGCCTTATTTACTAAGAATCAAAGACAATGGGTAAGCAAACCTCTTACAGATGAAAGTATAGATCAATTTAAAGAAAACTGTGAGAAGTATGGTTTCTCTTCTAAGCACATATTGCCCCATGATAGCTATTTAATCAACTTGGGTCATCCTGAAGAGGAAGCACTCGCTAAAAGTAGAAAAGCATTTTTAGATGAAATGCAAAGATGTGAACAACTGGGTTTACAACTTCTCAATTTCCACCCTGGAAGTCATCTTAAAAAGATAGATACAGAAGCTTGCTTAAATAGAATTGCTGAAAGCATAAATATAGCACTTGATCAAACAAAAGGTGTTACTGCTGTGATCGAAAACACAGCAGGTCAAGGAACTAATCTAGGATTTGAATTTTCACACCTTCGCCATATTATAGATCGAGTAGAAGACAAATCTCGTGTAGGTGTTTGCATTGACACTTGTCATACATTTACAGCAGGATATGATTTAGTAAATAAATATGATGAGGTTTTTGATGATTTTGAAAAAGAAGTTGGATTTAAATATTTAAGAGGAATTCACTTAAATGACTCTAAAAAAGAATTAGGATCTAAAGTGGACCGTCACGATAGTATTGGAAAAGGTTTTATTGGAAAAGACTTCTTTGTTAAAATGATGAATGATTCACGTTTTGATGATATGCCTATTATTTTGGAAACACCAGATGATACAATCTGGGCTGAAGAAATAAAATGGCTTTATGATATACAAAAATAA
- a CDS encoding 2-alkenal reductase (COGs: COG2130 Putative NADP-dependent oxidoreductase~InterPro IPR013149:IPR020843~KEGG: sli:Slin_3139 alcohol dehydrogenase zinc-binding domain protein~PFAM: Alcohol dehydrogenase, C-terminal~PRIAM: 2-alkenal reductase~SMART: Polyketide synthase, enoylreductase~SPTR: Alcohol dehydrogenase zinc-binding domain protein;~IMG reference gene:2504107940~PFAM: Zinc-binding dehydrogenase) has protein sequence MKAKQIVLATRPIGVPKFEDFRFEEVNVGSPQKGEVMLQPLYVSVDPYMRGRMSDSKSYVPPFELGQPIVGGIVSTVVESNSDLFKKGDTVHGLLPWATTCIVSEKEISKTFPGISPSYHLGIVGMPGLTAYFGLTDICRPKEGETVVVSGAAGAVGTVVGQIAKIKGCRVVGIAGTQEKVELLRNSFGYDEVINYKTEDVEEMLDKYCPNGIDCYYDNVGGNITDYVIQRFNRYARMALCGQISLYNSTDIPMGPRILPAILKTSSLIKGFIVRDYMDRFPEAINQLSIWVNEGQLNYKETIVEGFDNIPKAFIGLFKGSNEGKMIVKI, from the coding sequence ATGAAAGCGAAACAAATAGTATTAGCAACTCGCCCTATAGGAGTTCCAAAGTTTGAAGATTTTAGGTTTGAAGAAGTAAATGTTGGGTCCCCACAAAAAGGAGAAGTAATGCTTCAACCTCTGTATGTATCTGTCGACCCTTATATGAGAGGAAGAATGAGTGATAGCAAATCTTATGTTCCACCATTTGAATTAGGTCAGCCCATAGTAGGAGGTATTGTTTCTACTGTTGTGGAAAGTAATTCCGATTTATTCAAAAAAGGCGACACAGTTCATGGGTTATTACCTTGGGCTACTACTTGTATCGTTTCAGAAAAAGAAATTTCAAAAACATTCCCAGGAATATCTCCTAGTTATCATCTAGGAATAGTAGGTATGCCTGGATTAACAGCTTACTTTGGGTTAACAGATATCTGTCGCCCTAAAGAAGGTGAAACTGTAGTTGTTTCGGGGGCAGCAGGAGCTGTAGGCACAGTAGTTGGACAAATTGCAAAAATAAAAGGATGCCGTGTCGTAGGAATAGCAGGAACTCAAGAGAAAGTCGAGTTACTCAGGAATAGTTTTGGATATGATGAGGTAATCAACTACAAAACAGAAGATGTTGAAGAAATGCTCGATAAGTATTGCCCTAATGGCATAGATTGCTATTATGATAATGTTGGAGGTAACATTACAGATTATGTCATTCAAAGATTCAATCGTTATGCAAGAATGGCTCTTTGCGGACAAATCTCATTGTATAACTCTACTGATATACCGATGGGACCTCGCATACTACCAGCTATTCTAAAAACCAGTTCTTTAATAAAAGGATTTATTGTACGTGACTACATGGATCGATTCCCTGAAGCCATAAACCAATTATCAATATGGGTGAATGAAGGACAACTCAATTATAAAGAGACCATCGTAGAAGGATTCGACAATATCCCAAAAGCCTTTATTGGATTATTCAAAGGAAGCAATGAAGGTAAAATGATTGTCAAAATTTAA